The following proteins come from a genomic window of Aequorivita marisscotiae:
- a CDS encoding efflux transporter outer membrane subunit — translation MKFIKGAVIALAFLTLQSCFVAKDYKRPETIVEAQNYRTDQLSQDTLTIATLSWKELFTDPILQNYIEEGLQNNMDIRVALQQIRIAEAYVKQGKAGYLPSINGNAKYTHQELPATNQFGNVSSIGQYELSAGLSWEADIWGKIRSTKRASDASYLQTVAAHQAVKSRLIGNIASVYYQLLALDEQIRITEETIETRSKGLETTQALKEAGNVTEVGVKQTEAQLYTAQGILIDLKNQARLLENTLSILMGSAPRMVERSSLENQTLDVSLKTGIPSQLLRNRPDVIAAEYNLINAFELTNVARAGFYPSLTLSATGGLQNIEIDNLFNANSLFATIIGGLTQPIFNKRQIRTQYEVSQAKQEQAYLDFRYAIINASKEVSDALYSYQAATEKIAVKQKEYEAYTLATGYSEELLDNGFANYLEVLTAQENALNSSLNLINAKNSQLQSIVDLYEALGGGWQ, via the coding sequence ATGAAATTTATAAAAGGAGCTGTAATCGCGCTGGCGTTTTTAACATTACAATCTTGTTTTGTTGCCAAAGATTACAAAAGACCCGAAACGATAGTAGAAGCTCAAAACTACCGCACGGACCAATTGTCGCAAGATACACTCACCATTGCCACACTTTCATGGAAGGAGTTGTTTACAGACCCAATACTTCAAAATTATATTGAGGAAGGATTACAAAACAATATGGATATTCGCGTGGCGCTGCAGCAAATACGAATTGCCGAGGCGTATGTAAAACAGGGCAAAGCCGGTTATTTACCTTCCATAAACGGAAATGCAAAATACACCCATCAGGAATTGCCAGCAACCAATCAATTTGGCAATGTTTCATCTATTGGCCAATACGAATTAAGCGCAGGCCTTTCATGGGAAGCCGATATTTGGGGAAAAATTAGAAGTACAAAACGCGCTTCAGATGCTTCATATTTACAAACAGTGGCCGCGCACCAAGCCGTTAAAAGTAGGTTGATTGGCAATATTGCCTCAGTTTATTATCAATTATTGGCCTTGGATGAGCAAATTCGTATAACCGAAGAAACAATTGAAACACGCTCTAAAGGATTAGAAACTACCCAAGCTCTAAAAGAAGCGGGAAATGTTACCGAAGTGGGCGTGAAGCAAACCGAAGCGCAATTATACACGGCGCAGGGTATTTTAATCGATTTAAAAAACCAAGCGCGGTTGCTGGAAAATACATTATCAATTTTAATGGGAAGCGCACCGAGAATGGTTGAACGCAGCAGTTTGGAAAACCAAACATTAGACGTTTCTTTAAAAACCGGAATTCCCTCTCAATTACTTCGAAATAGACCAGATGTAATCGCCGCGGAATACAATTTAATAAATGCTTTTGAACTTACTAATGTAGCGCGAGCTGGTTTTTATCCGTCCTTAACGCTTTCTGCTACCGGCGGACTTCAGAATATAGAAATTGACAATCTATTTAATGCCAATTCACTATTTGCCACAATTATTGGCGGGTTAACGCAGCCTATTTTTAACAAGCGTCAGATTCGTACCCAATACGAAGTTTCGCAAGCGAAGCAGGAACAGGCTTATTTAGATTTTAGATATGCAATTATAAATGCCAGTAAAGAAGTTTCTGACGCACTGTACAGTTACCAAGCAGCCACTGAGAAAATTGCGGTAAAGCAAAAGGAATACGAGGCGTATACCTTAGCCACCGGATATTCAGAAGAGCTTTTAGATAACGGTTTCGCAAATTATTTGGAAGTTTTAACAGCGCAGGAAAACGCCTTAAATTCTAGTTTAAATTTAATTAACGCAAAAAATAGTCAACTGCAATCCATTGTAGATTTATACGAAGCTTTGGGCGGCGGCTGGCAATAG
- a CDS encoding beta-mannosidase, with the protein MGKHYYTFFIIIFTFLSCEEKPNKILLLHEDWQFSEVEKIKWQPANVPGTVQADLLRLGEIPDPFLKNNEDSIQWVSSKNWQYKKQFSVSEEILKRTKHFLKFEGLDTYAEVFLNDSLILSTNNAFRSWEVDVSDALKAKNKLLVDFKSPDSIEKAEAKKLNYKLPEGNRVFTRKPQYQYGWDWAPTIKTMGIWRNVSLESYDIARLKDVFLQTKSISDSLAEIVAKFEIETLKAVEITLRITNKNTSETISSTFKTKAGESEFQMPFSIKNPKLWWTHNLGDSFLYDIEIELLHNKNVLETYSKNLGIRTIELVTEKDSIGESFYFKLNGKPVYMKGANYVPQQMLDAKIDREKYTQLIGDAVSANMNMLRIWGGGIYEDDYFYNLCDEKGILIWQDFMFACAMYPGDAEFLENAKQEAIENVKRLRNHPSIALWCGNNENNEGWHRWGWQEGKTEAQKQEIWDSYYALFNHILPRVVDSLSPKISYWESSPKFGRGDKRYQFQGDAHDWWVWHDGYPFEHFEKKVPRFMSEFGFQSFPSPETVKYATGRDSVFKNDPLFANHQKHVRGFKIIEEYMARDFPVPQNAEDYMYVSQLLQARGITMGIHAHRRAKPYNMGTLYWQLNDCWPAISWSSIDYLGNWKALHYKAKKAFENVLISTEEKKDTLNIFVVNDSFKTIKDSLVLKLLNFDGEVIHKKQLAIESPENSSKIVYSLPLETLKFDRDFSVLKINFGKSEYLNYFVKPKDLKLKKEEIEIEVCCSVERSRDLSLPSNSKVLDCARTDNNLCFSVTLVSKTLQKNVFLEADEKGKFDDNFFDLLPNEPKTILFSTESKTPPKLKLKTLNQLFP; encoded by the coding sequence ATGGGAAAACATTACTACACTTTCTTCATAATTATTTTCACTTTCCTTTCCTGTGAAGAAAAGCCCAATAAAATACTTTTGCTCCATGAAGATTGGCAGTTTTCAGAAGTTGAAAAAATTAAGTGGCAACCCGCAAATGTTCCCGGAACGGTACAAGCAGATTTATTGCGTTTAGGTGAAATTCCCGATCCGTTTCTAAAAAATAACGAAGACTCCATTCAATGGGTTTCTTCTAAAAATTGGCAGTATAAAAAGCAATTTTCCGTTTCTGAAGAAATCTTAAAAAGAACAAAGCATTTTTTGAAATTTGAAGGATTGGATACGTATGCCGAAGTATTTCTCAATGATAGTCTAATCCTTTCCACAAACAACGCTTTCCGCAGTTGGGAGGTAGATGTAAGCGATGCTTTAAAAGCCAAAAACAAACTTTTGGTAGATTTTAAAAGTCCAGATTCCATCGAAAAAGCTGAAGCTAAAAAACTGAATTACAAACTTCCCGAAGGTAATCGCGTTTTTACTCGAAAGCCGCAATATCAGTACGGATGGGATTGGGCACCCACTATAAAAACTATGGGCATTTGGCGAAATGTTTCATTAGAAAGTTATGATATTGCACGGCTAAAAGATGTCTTTCTTCAAACAAAATCTATTTCGGATTCTCTTGCTGAAATTGTTGCGAAGTTTGAAATTGAAACTTTAAAAGCGGTAGAAATCACTCTTAGAATTACCAATAAAAATACCTCGGAAACCATTTCTTCAACCTTTAAAACCAAAGCGGGAGAAAGCGAATTTCAAATGCCTTTCAGCATTAAAAATCCGAAACTTTGGTGGACGCACAATTTGGGCGATTCGTTTTTGTACGATATTGAAATTGAATTGCTTCACAATAAGAATGTCTTGGAAACTTATTCAAAAAATCTTGGCATTCGCACCATTGAATTAGTTACTGAAAAAGATTCCATTGGCGAAAGTTTTTATTTTAAATTGAATGGAAAACCTGTTTATATGAAAGGTGCCAACTACGTTCCGCAACAAATGTTGGACGCAAAAATAGATCGAGAAAAATACACGCAATTGATTGGTGATGCGGTTTCGGCAAATATGAATATGCTTCGCATTTGGGGTGGTGGAATTTATGAAGATGATTATTTCTACAATTTATGTGACGAAAAAGGAATCCTTATTTGGCAAGATTTTATGTTCGCCTGCGCCATGTATCCCGGCGATGCCGAATTTCTGGAAAACGCCAAACAAGAAGCAATTGAAAATGTAAAGCGTTTGCGGAACCATCCGAGCATCGCGCTTTGGTGCGGCAATAACGAAAATAACGAGGGCTGGCATCGTTGGGGTTGGCAGGAAGGAAAAACCGAAGCCCAAAAACAAGAAATTTGGGATAGTTATTACGCCCTCTTCAACCACATTTTACCGCGCGTTGTAGATAGTTTAAGCCCAAAAATCAGTTATTGGGAAAGTTCGCCAAAATTTGGTCGAGGCGACAAACGCTACCAATTTCAAGGCGATGCCCACGATTGGTGGGTATGGCATGACGGTTACCCCTTTGAACATTTTGAAAAGAAAGTTCCGCGTTTTATGAGCGAATTTGGCTTTCAATCGTTTCCCAGTCCTGAAACTGTAAAATATGCCACCGGAAGAGATTCTGTTTTTAAAAACGATCCGCTTTTTGCAAACCATCAAAAACACGTCAGAGGTTTTAAGATTATTGAAGAATATATGGCGCGCGACTTTCCAGTGCCGCAAAATGCCGAAGATTATATGTATGTAAGTCAGCTTTTGCAAGCCCGTGGAATTACGATGGGAATTCACGCCCACCGTCGTGCAAAACCATATAACATGGGCACGCTTTATTGGCAATTGAACGACTGTTGGCCGGCTATTTCGTGGTCCAGCATTGATTATTTGGGCAATTGGAAAGCACTGCATTATAAAGCCAAGAAAGCCTTTGAAAACGTTTTGATTTCTACTGAAGAAAAAAAGGATACGCTTAATATTTTTGTAGTAAATGATAGTTTTAAAACCATTAAAGATTCTTTAGTTTTAAAGTTATTGAATTTTGATGGAGAAGTAATTCACAAAAAACAACTTGCGATTGAAAGCCCCGAAAACAGTAGTAAAATTGTCTATTCCCTTCCGTTGGAAACTTTAAAATTTGATAGAGATTTTAGCGTTTTAAAAATCAATTTCGGGAAAAGTGAATATTTAAATTATTTTGTAAAACCGAAAGATTTAAAGCTTAAAAAAGAGGAAATCGAAATTGAAGTATGCTGTTCGGTCGAGCGCAGTCGAGACCTATCATTACCATCAAACTCCAAAGTTCTCGACTGCGCTCGAACAGACAATAATTTGTGTTTTTCCGTAACCCTTGTATCAAAAACACTTCAAAAGAATGTATTTTTAGAGGCAGATGAAAAGGGAAAATTTGATGATAATTTCTTCGATTTGTTGCCGAATGAACCCAAAACAATTCTTTTTTCAACCGAAAGTAAAACCCCACCAAAATTGAAGTTAAAAACCTTAAATCAACTTTTTCCCTAG
- a CDS encoding glycoside hydrolase family 20 protein, which translates to MRTIYTLILTLFSFSVFSQNPDVVLIPKPQQLTLRDGNFTLDKNTSLFTAPEFEIASNFLNEFLKNGAGFKLQNTSKEDANIIIEKDTSQPSEGYFLDISNSKIHIKVSDASGAFYAIQTLRQLLPIGLEVPLAPEGGVESATFLIPQLTITDFPKFAYRGMHLDVSRHFFDKEFVKKYIANLAMLKMNTFHWHLTDDQGWRIEIKKYPELTAKGAFRNETRIGHYEDKPELYDGKRYGGFYTQEDIKEVVAFAATQNVTIIPEIEMPGHAQAAISSYPELGCTGKQIPVATTWGVFEDIFCPKEETFTFLENVLNEVMPLFPGEYIHIGGDEAPKLRWKNCAHCQQLIKDKNLKNEHGLQSYFIHRIEEFVNSKGKKIIGWDEILEGGLAPNATVMSWRGMQGGIDAAKQKHDVIMTPVSHCYFDYYQSENLDEPTAIGGFLPLKKVYSFNPIPHELDVEEAKYILGAQANVWTEYIPTEKQVEYMVFPRALAMSEVVWNGPSKDFEKDYPDFFSRVEDFMKRLDALNINYANYLYEIDGKIIKVENKVFYELSTPTKGKDIHYSINNSKTKLYSEPILIERDSKITANVFKNDEKLGRDFSEEIKYHKGILGKIELNLAPNPAYAAGGKEALINGISGSDKRYGDKEWLGFWGDDLEITIDLGKETEVRSLKTRFFNSPGVWIYSPKELSIFCKNVKGEIISFTKNINAENDNLIDVAVNLAEKGGLKTRYIKLKILNYGMIPDGLQGAGHKAWTFIDEIIIE; encoded by the coding sequence ATGCGAACTATTTATACTCTAATTCTCACATTATTTTCATTTAGCGTTTTTTCGCAAAATCCCGATGTAGTTTTAATTCCAAAACCGCAACAATTAACCTTGCGAGATGGTAATTTTACCCTCGATAAAAACACAAGTTTATTCACTGCTCCTGAATTTGAAATTGCGAGTAACTTCTTAAACGAATTTCTTAAAAATGGTGCTGGATTTAAGCTTCAAAATACTTCAAAAGAAGACGCCAACATTATTATTGAGAAAGACACTTCGCAACCTTCCGAGGGTTATTTTTTAGATATTTCAAATTCAAAAATTCACATTAAAGTTAGCGATGCGAGTGGCGCTTTTTATGCAATACAAACGTTGCGGCAATTACTTCCAATAGGGCTCGAAGTCCCTCTTGCCCCCGAAGGAGGAGTTGAAAGTGCAACGTTTTTAATTCCGCAGTTAACGATTACGGATTTTCCGAAATTTGCTTATCGCGGGATGCATTTAGATGTTTCACGACATTTTTTCGATAAGGAATTTGTAAAAAAATACATCGCAAATCTGGCCATGCTAAAGATGAACACTTTCCATTGGCATTTGACGGACGACCAAGGATGGCGAATTGAAATTAAAAAATATCCCGAACTCACGGCAAAAGGGGCGTTTAGAAATGAAACGCGAATAGGGCATTACGAAGATAAACCAGAATTGTACGACGGTAAACGTTACGGCGGTTTTTACACCCAAGAAGACATTAAAGAGGTAGTTGCATTTGCTGCGACGCAAAACGTAACTATAATTCCTGAAATAGAAATGCCTGGGCACGCGCAGGCTGCCATTAGTTCGTACCCCGAATTGGGCTGCACTGGGAAACAGATTCCCGTGGCGACAACTTGGGGTGTTTTTGAAGATATTTTTTGCCCAAAAGAAGAAACATTTACTTTTTTGGAAAATGTTTTAAACGAAGTTATGCCATTATTTCCGGGCGAATATATTCACATTGGTGGCGACGAAGCGCCAAAATTGCGTTGGAAAAATTGTGCACATTGCCAACAATTGATAAAGGATAAAAATTTAAAAAATGAACACGGGTTGCAGAGTTATTTTATTCATAGAATTGAAGAATTTGTAAATAGCAAAGGCAAAAAAATAATTGGTTGGGACGAAATTTTGGAGGGTGGCCTCGCGCCAAACGCCACTGTAATGTCGTGGCGCGGCATGCAAGGCGGAATTGACGCCGCAAAGCAAAAACACGATGTAATTATGACCCCGGTGTCGCATTGCTATTTTGATTATTACCAAAGTGAAAATTTAGATGAACCCACGGCAATTGGCGGATTCCTACCGTTGAAAAAGGTGTATTCCTTTAATCCAATTCCTCACGAATTAGATGTCGAAGAAGCAAAATACATTCTTGGCGCACAAGCCAATGTGTGGACGGAATACATTCCAACGGAAAAGCAGGTAGAATATATGGTTTTTCCGAGAGCGCTTGCTATGAGTGAGGTTGTTTGGAATGGACCTTCAAAAGATTTCGAAAAAGATTATCCCGATTTCTTTTCGCGAGTTGAAGATTTTATGAAGCGTTTGGATGCTTTAAATATTAATTACGCCAATTATTTATATGAAATTGACGGCAAAATTATAAAAGTGGAAAACAAAGTATTTTACGAGTTATCCACGCCCACCAAAGGAAAGGATATTCATTATTCGATAAATAACTCTAAAACGAAACTTTACTCAGAGCCAATTTTAATTGAAAGGGATTCCAAGATTACGGCTAATGTTTTTAAGAATGACGAAAAACTAGGGCGTGATTTTTCCGAAGAAATAAAATATCATAAAGGGATTTTAGGAAAAATTGAACTCAACTTAGCGCCAAATCCTGCGTATGCAGCCGGCGGAAAGGAAGCATTAATCAACGGAATTTCTGGTAGCGACAAACGCTATGGCGACAAAGAGTGGTTGGGTTTTTGGGGTGATGATTTAGAAATTACAATCGATTTGGGAAAGGAAACGGAAGTACGTTCCCTAAAAACTCGATTTTTCAATTCGCCCGGAGTTTGGATATATTCACCCAAAGAGCTTTCCATTTTCTGCAAAAATGTAAAAGGTGAAATAATTTCCTTCACTAAAAATATAAATGCGGAAAACGATAACTTAATTGATGTCGCGGTTAATTTGGCCGAGAAAGGGGGTTTAAAGACCAGATATATAAAACTGAAAATCCTCAATTATGGTATGATTCCAGACGGTTTGCAAGGTGCAGGACACAAAGCGTGGACGTTTATTGACGAAATAATAATTGAATGA
- a CDS encoding copper homeostasis protein CutC, with amino-acid sequence MSYTQIEICANSFQSAQNAQLAGANRMELCTELSVGGLTPSHGLIEKVVSELTIPTHVLIRPRSGNFTYSEEEFDVMLHDIAFCKKLGCAGIVSGFLTSENKIYFEKTKQLIAASEEMDFTFHRAFDWVENPIEEFQKLIDLRVNRLLSSGQKPRAIEGILLLKKLQNLSKGKLEIMPGGGINLENALKFKEAGFKSIHFSATTKKQTLQQKPKVSMHSKTFFEEGIVSTSNIETIQKIKELLT; translated from the coding sequence TTGAGTTATACACAAATTGAAATCTGCGCGAATAGCTTCCAAAGTGCCCAAAATGCACAACTTGCAGGAGCAAACCGAATGGAACTTTGCACCGAGCTTTCCGTTGGCGGCCTCACGCCAAGCCACGGACTAATTGAAAAAGTAGTTTCGGAATTAACTATTCCAACCCACGTTTTAATCCGTCCGCGAAGTGGAAACTTTACCTATTCCGAAGAAGAATTTGATGTTATGTTGCACGATATTGCATTTTGTAAAAAATTAGGTTGTGCAGGAATTGTAAGCGGATTTTTAACTTCGGAAAACAAAATTTATTTTGAAAAAACGAAGCAATTGATTGCTGCTTCCGAAGAAATGGACTTTACTTTTCACCGTGCTTTTGACTGGGTTGAAAATCCGATAGAAGAATTTCAAAAATTGATTGATCTAAGAGTAAACAGATTACTTTCCTCGGGACAAAAACCTAGAGCAATTGAGGGAATTTTATTGTTAAAGAAACTTCAAAATCTTTCAAAAGGTAAACTGGAAATTATGCCAGGCGGCGGAATTAATCTTGAAAATGCCTTGAAATTTAAAGAAGCTGGGTTTAAAAGCATTCACTTTTCAGCAACAACAAAAAAACAAACACTCCAACAGAAACCGAAAGTTTCCATGCACAGTAAAACATTTTTTGAAGAAGGAATTGTCAGCACTTCAAATATAGAAACCATTCAAAAAATTAAAGAATTATTAACGTAA
- a CDS encoding YciI family protein: MKAKLLVAILGITFLSCETKIEKEYISEPCPEEVKIPMSQLKEELTQKGFQTFDYVDEKSGDTILMQQYFIAFLKKGPARSQTKEEADSLQTLHLAHLGRMYEEGFADISGPFGDEGDIRGITIYNVPTQKMADSLANMDPMVKAGRLSIEIHPWWAAKGFPLR; the protein is encoded by the coding sequence ATGAAAGCTAAATTACTTGTTGCAATTTTAGGAATTACATTTTTAAGTTGTGAAACCAAAATTGAAAAGGAATATATCTCCGAACCCTGCCCAGAGGAAGTAAAAATTCCAATGTCGCAGCTAAAAGAGGAACTTACTCAAAAAGGCTTTCAAACTTTTGATTACGTTGATGAAAAATCTGGCGACACCATTTTAATGCAACAATATTTTATTGCATTTCTAAAAAAAGGGCCCGCTCGTTCCCAAACCAAAGAGGAAGCGGACAGCCTACAAACATTGCATTTGGCACATTTGGGACGGATGTACGAAGAAGGTTTTGCAGATATTTCAGGCCCTTTTGGCGATGAAGGCGATATACGTGGAATTACCATTTACAACGTTCCTACCCAAAAAATGGCAGACAGTCTTGCAAATATGGACCCTATGGTTAAAGCTGGCAGGCTTTCAATTGAAATCCATCCTTGGTGGGCTGCCAAAGGTTTTCCGTTACGTTAA
- a CDS encoding CYTH domain-containing protein, which yields MQEIERKFLVTSEAFKNEAHKRTRLVQGFLNTHRERTVRIRIQGNDGFITIKGKSNKSGLTRFEWEKQISQAEAEELLLLCEPGIIEKTRYEISIDNHTFEVDDFIGENAGLIIAEIELDSENEPFSKPEWLGMEVTGEVKYYNSNLSKNPFKNWKNES from the coding sequence ATGCAAGAAATAGAACGTAAATTTTTGGTCACTTCCGAAGCTTTTAAAAACGAAGCACACAAACGCACACGCCTTGTTCAGGGGTTTTTAAATACCCATCGGGAACGTACCGTGCGCATCCGTATTCAAGGAAATGATGGATTTATAACTATTAAAGGGAAATCTAACAAATCTGGGCTTACGCGTTTTGAGTGGGAAAAACAGATTTCACAGGCAGAAGCTGAAGAATTGCTTCTTTTATGTGAACCAGGCATTATTGAAAAAACCCGTTATGAAATTTCAATAGACAACCATACTTTTGAAGTAGATGATTTTATTGGTGAAAATGCCGGGCTAATCATCGCTGAAATAGAACTCGATTCTGAAAACGAACCCTTTTCAAAACCTGAATGGTTGGGAATGGAAGTAACGGGCGAGGTAAAATATTACAATTCAAATTTGAGTAAAAACCCCTTTAAGAACTGGAAAAATGAAAGCTAA
- a CDS encoding NAD(P)H-binding protein: MKTAIILGATGLTGGILLEKLLKDASFEKIKLFSRSSAKKHSPKIEEHLIDMFQLEDYSEAFKADVAFCCIGTTKAKTPDKEIYKKIDYGIPVTAAKLAKNNGIKTFIVISALGADENSSVFYNKTKGQMERDVLAENIENTYILQPSLIVGDRDENRLGEKVATFFMKSFGFLIPKKYKMIKAETIAEAMLILAKKEYSEKIITSEKIREIGK; the protein is encoded by the coding sequence ATGAAAACAGCAATCATTCTCGGCGCCACGGGATTAACGGGCGGCATATTATTGGAAAAGCTATTAAAAGATGCTTCCTTTGAAAAAATAAAGTTATTCTCCCGCAGTTCGGCAAAAAAGCATTCGCCTAAAATTGAAGAGCATTTAATAGATATGTTTCAATTGGAAGATTATTCCGAAGCCTTTAAAGCCGATGTGGCTTTTTGCTGTATTGGAACAACAAAAGCTAAAACTCCCGACAAAGAAATTTATAAAAAGATAGATTATGGTATTCCCGTTACGGCTGCAAAACTTGCCAAAAACAACGGAATTAAGACTTTTATTGTAATCTCAGCACTCGGTGCAGATGAAAATAGCAGTGTTTTTTACAACAAAACGAAAGGCCAAATGGAACGCGATGTTTTAGCGGAGAATATTGAAAACACTTATATTCTACAACCTTCGCTTATTGTGGGCGACCGTGATGAAAATCGTTTAGGTGAAAAAGTAGCGACTTTTTTTATGAAGTCTTTCGGCTTTTTAATTCCGAAAAAATACAAAATGATTAAAGCCGAAACTATTGCGGAAGCCATGCTGATTTTGGCAAAAAAAGAATATTCTGAAAAAATTATTACTTCGGAAAAAATTAGGGAAATTGGAAAATAG
- the dinB gene encoding DNA polymerase IV, with the protein MQEMLPIRKIIHIDMDAFYASVEQLDNPDLRGKPLAVGGSSVRGVVAAASYEARKFGVRSAMSGAMARKLCPDLIFVRTNFDRYREVSKQIRKIFLEYTDLVEPLSLDEAYLDVTVNKIGNPSASMIAQEIRNRIKEVTGLNASAGISVNKFVAKIASDINKPNGQKTIGPEEVEPFLETLDVKKFYGVGKVTKEKMYRLGIFTGKDLKGKSLEFLEDHFGKSGGFYYNVVRGIHNSKVKPTRTQKSLAAEHTFSENISSEIFMLERLEEIATEVENRLSAKKLAGKTVTLKIKYRDFTIQTRSRTLAEFISLKQPIMTVVKELLFQEKMKESVRLLGISISHLNNEKSVKTDILKESIDVQLKLEF; encoded by the coding sequence ATGCAAGAAATGCTTCCCATCCGTAAAATAATACACATAGACATGGACGCATTTTACGCCTCTGTAGAGCAGTTGGATAATCCCGATTTGCGCGGAAAACCCTTGGCAGTTGGCGGAAGTTCTGTCCGTGGTGTAGTGGCGGCAGCAAGTTACGAAGCTAGGAAATTTGGAGTGCGGAGTGCCATGAGTGGCGCAATGGCGCGAAAACTTTGTCCCGATTTAATATTTGTTAGAACTAATTTTGATAGATATCGAGAAGTTTCTAAACAGATTCGAAAAATTTTTCTTGAATATACAGATTTGGTAGAACCGCTTTCGTTGGATGAAGCTTATCTGGACGTTACCGTAAACAAAATTGGCAATCCCAGCGCTTCAATGATTGCTCAAGAAATTCGCAATAGAATAAAAGAAGTTACCGGTTTAAATGCCTCTGCCGGAATTTCGGTAAATAAATTTGTGGCGAAAATAGCCAGCGACATCAATAAACCCAACGGACAAAAAACAATTGGTCCCGAGGAAGTGGAACCTTTTTTGGAAACGTTGGATGTAAAAAAGTTTTACGGCGTTGGAAAAGTGACAAAGGAAAAAATGTACCGTTTGGGCATTTTTACGGGGAAGGATTTGAAGGGAAAATCACTTGAATTTTTAGAGGATCACTTCGGGAAGAGCGGTGGTTTTTATTATAACGTTGTGCGCGGAATACATAACAGCAAAGTAAAACCAACACGTACGCAAAAATCTTTGGCGGCGGAGCATACCTTTTCTGAGAATATTTCTTCGGAAATTTTTATGCTGGAACGGCTGGAGGAAATTGCCACCGAAGTTGAAAACAGACTTTCTGCAAAAAAACTAGCGGGCAAAACCGTAACCTTAAAAATTAAGTATCGCGATTTTACCATTCAAACCCGCAGTAGAACGCTTGCTGAATTTATTTCTTTAAAGCAACCTATAATGACTGTGGTTAAAGAATTGTTATTTCAGGAAAAAATGAAGGAATCGGTACGGTTGTTGGGAATTTCAATTTCACACCTAAACAATGAAAAATCTGTGAAAACGGACATTTTGAAAGAGTCCATAGACGTACAATTGAAACTTGAATTTTAA
- a CDS encoding SH3 domain-containing protein, protein MKTVAFSVLALACFTFLFSCKNDAKTTDEAQTVAADSIPAETAPDAMYVTAVSGLTLREFPNLQSAKLAVMPLGTKVKIINAEGKTTMNVGGIDGAMDKVEFNNQKGFAFNGFLSKFFPPGENASAEHYAEELKKDFPKVSYSEATGGTASKPTKTETLLLPTDKWHEAFFTAQQLFNIPKVFAFPNPKGSNNETQQNGNKKKTDFVSELQITRNNNDLQKIVYNYKTTGFGYTITITKEAEGMKLEKVEVVD, encoded by the coding sequence ATGAAGACTGTAGCTTTTTCTGTCCTTGCCCTTGCGTGTTTTACTTTTCTTTTTTCCTGTAAAAACGACGCCAAAACCACTGACGAAGCGCAAACTGTTGCTGCAGATTCCATTCCTGCAGAAACCGCTCCCGATGCAATGTACGTTACAGCCGTTAGCGGATTGACCTTGCGCGAATTTCCAAACTTGCAAAGTGCGAAACTTGCAGTGATGCCTTTAGGCACAAAAGTGAAAATTATTAATGCCGAAGGAAAAACTACGATGAATGTGGGCGGAATTGACGGTGCAATGGACAAGGTGGAATTCAACAACCAAAAAGGGTTTGCATTTAACGGTTTTCTGTCGAAGTTTTTTCCTCCTGGGGAAAATGCTTCGGCAGAGCATTATGCCGAAGAATTGAAAAAGGATTTTCCGAAGGTAAGCTATTCCGAAGCTACGGGCGGAACGGCGAGCAAGCCTACAAAGACTGAAACCTTATTACTTCCAACTGATAAATGGCACGAGGCATTTTTTACGGCGCAACAACTTTTCAATATCCCGAAGGTGTTTGCATTTCCCAATCCAAAAGGCTCCAATAACGAAACCCAACAAAACGGCAACAAAAAGAAAACTGATTTTGTAAGCGAACTACAGATTACTCGAAATAATAACGATTTACAGAAAATAGTGTATAACTACAAAACAACGGGTTTTGGCTATACGATAACCATTACCAAGGAAGCGGAGGGGATGAAACTGGAAAAGGTAGAGGTGGTGGATTGA